One region of Oryza sativa Japonica Group chromosome 10, ASM3414082v1 genomic DNA includes:
- the LOC4349093 gene encoding probable serine protease EDA2, with translation MGSRPRVAFLHHHHHHHHHLLAVAVVLLLLARGAEPIAAGGGAAGRHLTTEERWMDQRLDHFSPTDHRQFKQRYYEFADYHAGGGPVFLRICGESSCNGIPNDYLAVLSKKFGAAVVTPEHRYYGKSSPFESLTTENLRFLSSKQALFDLVAFRQHYQEILNARYNRSSGFDNPWFVFGVSYSGALSAWFRLKFPHLTCGSLASSGVVLAVYNFTDFDKQVGDSAGPECKAALQEVTRLVDEQLRLDSRSVKVLFGAEKLKNDGDFLFFLADAAAIGFQYGSPDAVCSPLINAKKTGRSLVETYAQYVQDFFIRRWGTTVSSYDQEYLKNTTPDDTSSRLWWFQVCSEVAYFQVAPKNDSIRSTEINTGYHLDLCRNVFGEGVYPDVFMTNLYYGGTRIAASKIVFTNGSQDPWRHASKQKSSKYMPSYIIKCRNCGHGTDLRGCPQLPFRIEGDPSNCSSPAAVSTVRKQIASHISLWLSQCQEPTRAW, from the exons ATGGGGTCTCGTCCTCGCGTCGccttcctccaccaccaccaccaccaccaccaccacctcctcgccgtcgccgtcgtcctcctcctcctcgcgcgcggcgccgagccgatcgccgccggcggtggcgccgccggccggcacCTGACGACGGAGGAGCGGTGGATGGACCAGCGCCTCGACCACTTCTCCCCCACC GACCACCGCCAGTTCAAGCAGCGGTACTACGAGTTCGCCGACtaccacgccggcggcggcccggtgTTCCTGCGCATCTGCGGCGAGTCCTCCTGCAACGGCATCCCCAACGACTACCTGGCC GTCCTTTCCAAGAAGTTCGGCGCCGCCGTGGTGACGCCGGAGCACCGGTACTACGGCAAGAGCTCCCCGTTCGAGAGCCTCACCACGGAGAACCTGAGGTTCCTGTCGTCCAAGCAGGCACTGTTCGACCTGGTCGCCTTCCGCCAGCATTACCAG GAAATCTTGAATGCTAGGTACAATCGATCATCGGGGTTTGACAATCCTTGGTTCGTCTTCGGGGTATCGTACTCGGGTGCTCTTAGTGCATGGTTCAGGCTCAAGTTCCCTCACTTGACATGTGGAAGCCTTGCGAGCTCAGGGGTGGTGCTTGCTGTGTACAATTTCACTGACTTTGACAAGCAG GTAGGGGATTCAGCTGGCCCTGAATGCAAAGCTGCCCTTCAGGAGGTAACTAGACTTGTCGATGAACAGCTTCGGTTGGACAGCCGCTCTGTGAAGGTTTTATTTGGAGCAGAGAAG TTGAAAAATGATGGTGATTTCCTGTTCTTCCTGGCAGATGCGGCGGCCATAGGA TTCCAATATGGGAGTCCTGATGCTGTATGCTCCCCTCTAATCAATGCGAAGAAGACCGGGAGAAGTTTGGTG GAAACATATGCTCAGTATGTGCAAGATTTTTTCATTAGAAGATGGGGGACAACTGTATCTTCATATGATCAGGAATACTTGAAGAATACGACTCCTGATGATACTA GTTCTAGACTTTGGTGGTTCCAAGTTTGCAGTGAGGTTGCCTATTTTCAAGTGGCACCCAAAAACGATAGCATTCGCTCTACAGAGATCAATACAGG GTACCATTTGGACCTATGCAGAAATGTCTTTGGTGAAGGTGTTTATCCTGATGTGTTCATGACAAACTTGTATTACGGAGGCACAAGAATTGCTG CTTCTAAAATAGTGTTCACAAATGGCTCTCAAGATCCATGGCGCCATGCCTCGAAACAGAAATCGTCGAAATATA TGCCATCATACATAATCAAATGTAGAAATTGCGGACATGGCACTGATCTGAGAGGATGCCCCCAACTCCCTTTCAGGATTGAAG GTGACCCTTCAAATTGCTCATCCCCGGCAGCCGTGAGCACAGTGAGGAAGCAGATCGCCAGCCACATCAGCTTGTGGCTATCACAATGCCAAGAACCAACAAG GGCATGGTGA